The Faecalibacterium sp. I3-3-33 DNA window TCCTCAATATATTCCATTCGTGATTTTTCACGCCATTTATCTTTGGTCGGGAAATTAATGATGATTTTTTCACTTTCCTTATAAACATGAAGTTTTCCGGGACGTAGTGTACCATTTTTACACGCCTTAACATAGTCTTTGTTGTTGTTTGGAAATTTAAGTTTAAATTGATAGGCGATTCCCTTTCCCATATAACCTTCACAGTTTACTGTGTTGACAAGAGCTTCCGCATCGGACTGGAGCAAATCTCCTGTTGTATAGAAAAACACTTGAATCACCTCCCAATTTAATTATCGACTTATGGGAAACATACTAGGCATAACCTGTATCCTATCCTTAATAGCTACGGCATTTTCCATTTTTAAAATCTTTTCTTTTGCCCTTTCACTATAAACATAAATATATGCAAAATCTGATACCGGAACACATCCCTTCACAACACATTCTGCCATACATGCTTTCCGGATCTCTGCATTTTTATAATCGCGATGCTCTCTATCGTCTAATATATTCCATCGAACCTTCTTGAAACCTTCTCCATAAGAATAAAGATCTGGAGCATCACTATCCAATGGATGTGATGGAATTATTTGATAATTATTATGTTCACAAATACTTCTCCAAACAGCGATGATTGCCATATTTTCTGATCCATATTTTTCGCACACCGCACCATCAAATGGATTCTTGGCAAAAAAATGAAATAAGACATATTGCGAAAGAGCTTCCTTATATCGCTCACGTTTATTTAAGATTTCTGGATCAGCAATGTCAGTAAAGTGTATATCGTGGTTTTGTAATAAGCATTTTCGAGAGAGCAGACCAAATTTTAAAATCGAAGGCAGATTATCTATAGATGTTATATGATAAATTAACTTTCCAGTACTCGGTGTAGTAGCCATGATCTCGCCTCGCATCATTTTAAAATTCTAAAATTACCCATGATGATTATATCACAAAAAAAGCCACTCTTCAATATATCCAAATATTTTCCATTCATCGTTGTGTTCGATGTCGATAATAAGCATGTTATGAAAGCAATTTTTTCGGCATTCACACAAGATAATTCTAAAAACCATAAGATTTATGTAGATCGTATAATATATGTGACCGGATTCTTTATAATCTGTTTTCAGTCGTTGGCCATTGAATAGCTTTGTCTTTATACGTATAATGTTTCATGTAAGTATTTAATGCGGCTCCACGAGCTATTCCATACTGCCCACCATTTCCAAGAATAATTTTACAATTTGAACCAGAAAACGAAAGAGTGTGACTGCTTTTTAATGCTTCTATATCTCCACGAAGTGCCGATATATTGTCGAATATTCTTCCGCTTAAGATTAGAACATCCGGGTTGAATACATTTATTATAATATTTAACAAATAGCCAAGATATTGTGTCAATTTTTTATACTTTTCTGGTGATAAATTTTTTAATTTTTGGGCAGTCGAATTTTCTCTATAAGTTTTGATTGATACTGCATCGAAAACATCTTTTCGAATGAGCCATTCAACGCATTTTTGATGACAAAAAGGACAAACATCGTGATCATCTATTTCGTCTTTTTTCATTTCTTTAGCAAAGTTTATCACTCCGGTATGCCCAATTTCGCCAAAAGAATTTGTTGAACCAGTAATCAATGTGCCATTAATACAGCCTCCCAAGCTTATACCTGTTCCCATATATAAACATAGGACATTTTCCTTAAACGCAACGCTGCTTTCGCTGTGATCTTTATATAGAAGTTCTTTTTCATTTATAAAGTTAACTTTAGCGTTGTGTTCTATATAAATAGGAATTTTATATTTCTTTAAACTATTGTAAAGATCGTGCTTTAGTATTCCACGAAGTTCTTTTCCATTTAGACTTGGAATATTAGGGCATGCAATAATTTGTTCTTTTTGTGAATCAACAATTCCGGGAAAAGCCAAACCAATACCCAACAATTTTTGTGTGTCATCATCGAGTTCAAAATATGCTTCTATTATTTCTGTAATAACATCAGAAATTACATCTTGTAGAGATGATGATTCAAAGCAGAAATATAATTCATTTGGTTCCACCGTGCGCCCTTTTGATATTTTGTACTGCTGACTCTTATCAATTAAATATTTAACTTTATTCATGGAAAAACAACTTGACATCTTTTGCATTTCCATATGTGACAACATATTAAACTGCGCATCGCAGAAAACAGCCTTGATTTCTCGTGTCCCTACTGAAACACCCAGAAAGTAGCCTTGGTTACATACAATTGCTTCTTCATCATTTTTTATATCTGAATCTTTTCGTATGTTTCCTGACTCTTGCAATTGCAAAAATACCTTTTTTACAGTTGGCCACGATAAGCCACTATATGTCTCAAGTATTGATCTATCTGATGATTCCGATCTCCGAATTGCATCTAGAACAGCAAAATCTGTTCCATTAAGCTCATCAAAGCCCTTCATAAGAGTGTCTCCTTCGATTTAATGAAAATATGCGATCTGACAAAATTGTATATTATATAATACCATAATTCTAGAGAAAAAGTCAATCGAGGCAATCTACTTTTTCGTTTTTTATCAAACAAAATCATTCTAAAAATCGAACGTATCGATTTTTTTGGTTGAGCCTTTTGTGTTTTTTGCCGAAAACTGTGTTGCATTTTCGTTTAGGCTGCCTATAGACAAATCACCACAGATTTGATATTTTATTAACAGAAACACATAAGGGGGGTTTAATTATGCTGTACATTTAATGAGGGGGACATCTAAGCCCCCAAAGATAAGTCATATGTAACAAATCATCGGACAATGAAAGGGGCTCGACCAGTATGAAAAAGAAGCAATACGTTCTTAGTGTCCTTTGTCTCGCTTTGATGATTAAGGCAAGTTCATCACCTATTGTAGTAAACCTGAACAATAGTTCTCCCTCGGACATTAACATTACTTTGCCTAATAGTGAAATTTCTGATTCAACATCGTCAATTGATGCAGATTGACGCATTCTAAATATACTACGGCCTACCACAGCTTTTGTGGTAGGCTTTTTTATTAGCTCAGTTCGAAACTATCAGCTATATTGGTGGTGCCAAGATTAAAATATATTATATCAAAGGCAGGATACTACCGTCATGGTGATACCCTGCCTTTGTTCGTTCTTGTTTACCGTTCCGAGTAGTCCTTCCGCAGAACCTCCGATAAACAAAAAAACGTACCCGAACCCTTTCTCGTAAAGAATCGGGTTCGAGTACGAACTGTTTGGTGGACGGTACAGGACTCGAACCTGTGACCTCCTGCACGTCAAGCAGATGCTCTACCAGCTGAGCTAACCGTCCATGTCATATCGACTTGGATAGTTTACCACAGCTTTTTGCAAAAAGCAAGACCTTTTATGCTTTTTATGCGTTCTTTTTTACTTTTCCGGCGAAAGTGCCCGGCGAATGATATCGTACAGCACCGGCTTCATGGCGTCGATGTTGTCCGGCTTGCCCTCCAGAATGCTGGAATAGCACACCGACATACACATACTGCCAAGGGCGGTGATGCGCTGGTAGACCTCCCGCTCACTACGTCCGGCCATCTCCGGGCTGGAAAGCACAATGGCCAGCAGCTTGCGCATCAGGGGCTCGGCTTCCCTGCTGGCTTCGATTTGGTCCAGCCCGGGCCAGACGAAGTTGCGCTCCAGAAACCGCAGCACCAGCACATCCTGCCGCAAAGCCTCGATGATATGGTCGATGACGAACACTACCTGCGCGGTAAAGTCGGGCAGCTCGGGGTGCTGCTCGACCGCAAGGCAGGCATCGCTCAGCAGCTGGTAGCTCACCCGCCCCAGCAGCGCCTGCATCACCGCGCCCTTATCCTGAAAATACAGATAAAACGTGCCTTTGCCCACCTTTGCCCGGCTGGTGATATCCTCCACGCTGGTCTTGGCGGTGCCCCGCTCCAGAAACAGCTCGTAGGCTGCATCCAGCAGGGCGCGGCGCTTTTCCTGTTTCTTACCTTCCACGGTGCTCATGCTCTGGGTAGATTCCTCTTTTCTCTAAATTCAGACGCAGGTATGTGCTGCGTCCGGTCTGCGTACCTTAGTTTAGCAGTCCTTGGCCGTTTGTGCAAGCCCGGTTTGCTATACAATTTTTTGCAAGTGATAAAAAAACTGACTTTCAGTCACTTTTCCTGCTTGACACACTGTCCGGGGTGGATATAATAGTGTTTGCCCGGAAGATGACCGACAGTCAGTTTTGCGGACATTCCCAATCAACTTTCTATTCTGGAGGGTTCTCATGAAAAAGATCGCACAAGGCATCGTGCGTCTGCGCAAGCTGATCTTAACAGTGGCCGTGCTGCTGTTGATTCCTTCCGCAATCGGCGCCATTGCCACCCGCATCAATTATGACATCCTCACCTACCTGCCGCAGGATCTGGACTCCATGATCGGCGAGGTAGCCCTTGAGGACGATTTCCATCTGGCCTCCACCGGTATGATCACGGTAGAGGGCCTGCCAACCAATGAACTCATCGCCATGAAAAAGGAGATAGAAGCCGTGCCCGGCGTCACCCAGACCTTCTGGCTCAGCGATGTGATCGACCCCAACATCCCCACCGCCATGCTGCCTGCCGATGTGCAGCAGTTCATGTTCGGCAAAAACGATTCCACCATGCTGATCGTCCGTTTTGACGCCCCCAGTGCCAGCGACGAGACCATGGAAGCCGTCAAGCAGATCGAAAAGCTGCTGCGTAAGGACTGCTTCTTCGGCGGCATGAGCGTCATTCTGCAGGACACCAAGGCGCTGGTCAATCAGGAAATGCCCCTGTACATCCTGATCGCCGTGGGCGCCAGCCTGCTGGTGCTGTTCCTCTCGCTGGAAAGCACCCTCACCCCGCTGCTGTTCATGCTGGGTCTGCTGTTCCCCATCGCGTACAACTTCGGCACCAACATCTTTTTGGGGCAGATCAGCTACATCACCGAGGCGCTTGCTACCGTGCTGCAGCTGGGCGTTACGATGGACTTCTCCATCTTCCTGCTGCACCGCTATGAGGAAGAAAAGGAGCTGCGCTCCTCCAATGAGGAGGCCATGACCAGCGCTATCTGCAAGACCATGACCTCCATCTCCGCTTCCAGCCTGACCACCATTGCAGGCTTCCTTGCACTGTGCGCCATGCGTCTGACGCTGGGCCGCGATATCGGCCTTGTCATGGCAAAGGGCGTGGCACTGGGCGTCATCTGCACCGTGGTCATCCTGCCCTCTTTGATCCTTACCTTTGATAAGTGGGTGGAAAAATACAAGCATCGCACCGTTATCCCCCGGCTGACCAAGCTGAGCTACTTTGTTTCCAAGCATTCCGTGCCCATCGTGGTCGTGTTTATCCTCATCCTCATCCCCTTTGCCATTGCGCAGAACAAGACCAGCGTGTACTACACCCTGTTCGACTCTCTGCCCCAGGACTTGACCGGCATCGTGGGCACCAACAAGCTGGGCGAGGACTTCGGCATGACTACCAGCCACTTCATTCTGGTGCATGACGATCTGACCGCCACGCAGGTGTCCGACCTGTGCGACGAGTTGAAGGACGTGGATGGTATCACGCAGGTAGTAAGTCTGGATTCCATTACCGGCCCCGGCTTTGACACCGAGCTGCTGCCCGACAGCGTGATGGAGATTCTGCAGTCCGGCGGCTACAAGCTGATTTTGGCCAACAGCTCCTACAAGACCGGCACGGATGCCATCAACAGCCAGCTGGACGAGATGATCGGCCTGATCAAAAATGTAGATCCCGAGGGCGTCATCACCGGTGAAGGCGCCATGACCAAAGACCTGATCGAGGTGGCAGACGTGGACTTCAAGAACGTCAACGTCTGGTCGATCATGGCCGTTCTGGTCATCATCGCCATCTCCTTCAAGAGCCTGTCCATCCCGGTGCTGCTGGTCGCCAGCATCGAAGCCGCAATTGCCATCAACATGGGCATCCCGTACTTTACCGGTACACAGCTGCCCTTCATCGCCAGCATCGTTATCGGCACCATCCAGCTGGGCGCTACCGTGGACTACTCCATCCTGATGACCACCCGTTATCACGAGGAGCGTGCCTTTGGCCGCACCCCCAAGGAAGCTGCCCAGCAGTCGCTGGAGCATTGCAGTCAGTCCATCCTGACCAGTGGCCTGACCTTCTTTGCCGCTACGGTCGGCGTGGCAGCCATCAGTAAGATGGAGCTGCTGCGGAGCATCTGCCTGCTGATCTCCCGCGGCGCTCTGATCAGTATGCTGGTCATTCTGGTGGTGCTGCCCGCCGCCCTGATGCTGTGTGACTGGATCATCCGCCACACCACCCTGAAGTGGATGGTGCCTGAATCTGCCAACGCCAAAAAGTCTGAAAAGGAGTAATGCGTTATGAAAAAATCGCTTCGTTTCGCCAGTGCGGCGCTGGCAGTTGCCCTCGCCGCCAGCTGTGCAGCCCCGGCTTTTGCCGCAGGCGGCAGCAGCTTTACCAAGTCTGAGACCGTGTACGCTGTGATGAACGCCGATGGCTCCATCCAGAGCACCACCGTCAGCGAGCATGTTTACAGCGCCTCCGGCCTGTCCAAGGTGACCGACCAGAGCACCCTGACCAATATCCAGAACACCGAGAGCAGCGCCGAGTTCACACAGGACGGCGAAAAGCTGGTGTGGAACACCGATGATACCGATGTGTATTATAAAGGTAACACCGACCGCGCCCTGCCCATTCAGGCTACCGTCACCTACGCACTGGACGGTCAGGAAGCCGCACTGGAAGATCTGATCGGCAAGAGCGGTCATTTGACCATGACCATCGCCCTGAAGAACAACGAGACCGGCACCGTGAAGGTGAACGGCACCGACCGCACCATCGTCACCCCGCTGGTCACCGCTGTGGGCGTGATCTTCGGACAGGATGCCACCAACGTGGTGGCTGCGCACGGTCTGGTGGAAAGCGCCGCCAAGAGCAATGTGGCTGCCTTTGTCACCCTGCCGGGCGTGAAGGATTCCCTGTCCGGTCTGCTGCCGGACGAGCTGGACACCATTGAGGACTATCTGCAGGACACCATCACAGTGGAAGCGGATGTCACCGAACTGACCTGCCCGCAGGTGATGATGGCCTGCGCCACCAGCGCTGCGGCTCTGGGCACTGACAACGTGTTTGACCTGAGCAGCATCAACGACCTGACCGACGGCATCAACCAGCTGAACGACGCCATGAGCCAGCTGCTGGACGGCGCTTCTCAGCTGGAGGACGGTACCAGTCAGCTGGCCAGCGGTGTGCTGGCACTGCTGGACGGCGCTAACACCCTGAACAATGGTGCAGCCGCGCTGGACAAGGGTCTGGGACAGCTGACCAACGGTCTGGACACCCTGAGCTCCAACAACAGCGCCCTGAATAGCGGCGCGCAGCAGGTGGCGGACGGTGTGCTGGCTTCTGCCAACAAGACCCTGAAAGAGGGTGGCCTGATCGACACCGACATGACTTGGGACAACTACGCTGCGGTCATCGACAACATCCTGACCATCAACGACAAGACGCTGGCTGCCGGACGCCGCAAGATGGTGCGCACCATCTGGGAGCAGGCTCCCAGCTTCAAGGACAGCCAGCTGGATCTGGCACTGTACCTTTCCGCTACCAAGACGAACCATGATCTGGAGGCTGCTCTGCATCTGATGCAGAACTACGACCCCTCCATGCTGTGCGGTCTGGTGCAGCTGCTGACCAGTCAGGAGGCCAAGGACACCGCCAAGGCAGAGCTGAAGTATCAGGTAGAGAACAGTCAGGATATCGCCGATGTGCGTGCCCTGAAGGACAGCCTTTCCAAGATCCAGTACTTCGTTTCCAGCGTGGGCCAGTACACCGCCGGCGTGCAGACCGCCGCAGATGGTGCACACTCTGCCAAGGACGGCAGCGCACAGCTTGCCGCCGGTACCAAGACCCTGTACGATGGCGTGAACACCCTGAACGAGGGCGCAAGCCAGCTGAATGACGGCACCCACCAGCTGAACGATGGTCTGAACCAGTTCAACGAGGAGGGCATCTCCAAGCTGACCGGCGCACTGGATCAGGATCAGCTGCACGGCCTCAAGACCGTGCTGGACGAGATGACCGACCGGCTGGAAAGCTACACCAGCTTTGCCGGTGCCCCCGAGGACGCCGAGAGCAGCGTGAAGTTCATCTACAAGACCGCCGAGACCGTGGCCGCTGCCGACAATGTTGTGGCTGAGACCGAGACGGTGCAGGAGGGCAACATCTTCACCCGCCTGTGGCAGCGCATCGTGGACCTGTTCAAGTTCTGATAATGCCAACATCCTTCCAGAATCGTATATAGATACACAAGGAGCGCCCCGCAGCCATTCGGCTGCGGGGCGCTCCTTGTATCTGCTGGAATATTTCCGTATGAAAGGCATAGAATAAAAAAGAAAGCATCTTGATTGCATTCTGCTTTCATTTGTGATACAATCAAAGAAAGAAGGAGGTGCTGGATATGGCACAGATCAGTGTTCGCGTAGATGATGCTGTGAAGCATGAAGCAGAACAGACCTTTGACGAGATCGGTCTGAGCATGAACACGGCTATCACGATCTTTCTCAAGGCCTGCGCCCGGGAAAAGCGCATTCCGTTCGAGCTGACCGCAGACCCCTTTTATTCCTCTGCCAATCAGCGTTATCTGGAAGGCATCATGCGGGATGTGCGCAGCGGCAAGGCGCATTTTGCCCCGCATGATCTCATCGAGGAAGCCTGATGCGGCTGCTGTGGGAGGATCGCGCATGGGAGGATTATCTTTATTGGCAGATGCAGGACAAAAAGACATTGAAACGCATCAACGCGCTGATCAAAGATATCGCCCGCAACGCCTTTGACGGCATCGGCAAGCCGGAACCGCTGCGCGGTACGCTCAGCGGCTGGTGGAGCCGCCGTATCGATGATGTGAACCGCATCGTTTACTACGAAGAAAACGGCATTGTGTTTATCGTTTCCTGCCGCGGACATTACGATGACACCTGACAGCAGCTGCTGTATCTAAAAAAGGACACCGGACAGCCCGCGGGCTGTCCGGTGTCCTTTTTAAAATAAACTTACTGATCCTTTTCCACCATCATCTTGCTGGCTTTATAGATATCGCCGCAGCCGAGGGTGATGACCAGATCGCCGGGCTGGGCGTTCTGCTTGACCCAGTCGGCGGCTTCCTGCAGGCTGTTCACCAGCACAGAACCGGGGATCTGCGCTGCCAGCTTTGCGCTGGTAATGGTGGGGTCGTTGGGCTCGCGGCTGCCCATGATGGGGGTCAGCACCGTGATGTCCGGGATCTTGAGCACATCCACAAAGTCGTTGAACAGCATCTTGGTGCGGCTGTATGTAAACGGCTGGTGGACGGCGATCAGACGCTTATAGCCCATCTCCTTGGCAGTGTTCAGGGTGGCGCGCAGCTCGGTGGGGTGGTGAGCGTAGTCATCAATGACCAGCGCACCGTTGCACTCGCCGTACACCTCAAAGCGGCGGCCTGCACCCTTGAAGTTCAGGGCAGCCTCGGCGCACTGCTCGGCGCTCAGGCCCACAAAGCGGCACACGGCGCACATGGCCAGTGCATTATAAATATTGTGGCGGCCGGGCACGGACAGGCGGATGCGGGTGGTGTCGGTGGTGTTCCACTCCTTCAGGTCAAACTCGAAGAAGCCGGGCTTATACTCATTGATGTTGACAGCGCGGTAGTCGCCGTGGTTGTCGATGGCAAAGGTGCGCACCCGGCGGTCCAGCGTGTACATCACGTCCATGGTGTTCTTGTCGTCGGCGTTGGCAAAGATCATGAACTGGGTCATCAGGGCAAAGCGCTTGAAGGCGAACTTCAGCTCGCCCATGCTGCCGTAGTAGTCCAGATGGTCGTTGTCGATGTTCAGCACCACGGACAGATAGGGGGTCAGCTTCAGGAAGGTCTCGGCGAACTCGCAGGCCTCGATAACGATATCATCGCCCTTGCCAGCCTTGCCGTAGCCGTTGATGAGGGGCAGCTTGCCGCCGATGACGGCAGAGGGGTCGCGGCCTGCCAGTTCCAGCGCAGTGGTGATCATGGAGGTGGTAGTGGTCTTGCCGTGGGTGCCGGACACGCAGATGCTCTGCTTGTACAGGCGGCTCACATAGCCCAGCAGCACGCTGCGCTCCACGGTGGGAATGCCGTAGGAGGCGGCTGCGTTCAGCTCCACGTTGTCCTTGGAGATGGCGGCAGAGTACACCACCATGTCCGCGCCGACAACGTTATCCGCATTGTGGCCAAGGCTGACCTTCACGCCCATCTCCCGCTCGTAGCGGATGATGCTGCCGTCCAGCACATCGCTGCCGGACAGCTCGTAGCCCTTGGCGGCCAAAATCTGGATCAGCGGGTACATTCCGCTGCCGCCGCAGCCGATAAAATGGATCTTCTTTACATGGTCCAGCAGATGCTGGCTATAATCCGAGTACATGAACATAGTAAGGCTCTCCTCCAAATATTAACGGCTGCAGCGCAGACCGATTCCTTCCAAATATGGGGACACACTCTTATTATATAATTTTTGCAGCATAAAATAAACAGGTAAGGCCGAATTTTCGGAAAGAACCATAAAGTTTTAGTGAATTTTGTGATATGTGTACAACAAAATCCCGGTAGTATTACTTTGCCCGCCGCCGCAGGATCTCGTCCAGAATGGCATCGGCCACGTCTGCCTTGCTCATCAGAGGCAGCTCCCGTGTGCCGTCCGGGGTGATGAAGGTGACCACGTTGGTGTCCACCCCAAAGCCTGCACCGGCCACCTTGAGGTTGTTGGCCACCACCATGTCCAGATTTTTCTTGGCAAGCTTCGCGGAAGAGTTTTCCACAAGGTCCCGGGTCTCCATGGAAAAGCCGCACAGGAACTGGTGGGTCTTGCGGGGGCCGATGGTGCCAAGGATGTCCTCGGTGCGCTCCACCGGGATGGAAAGGTCGCCTTCCTTCTTTTTGATCTTATCATCTGCCACAGTGGCGGGGCGGTAGTCCGCCACGGCAGCGGCCATGATGAGCACATCGGTGGTGTCAAAGCGGTCAGTCACTGCCTCGTACATCTGCCGGGCGGTGGTCACCGGCACATCGGTGGTGAACTTGACCGGCGGCAGCGCGGTCTGCCCGTGGATCAGGGTCACTTCGGCGCCCCGCATGGCGGCGGCGCGGGCAAGGGCGTAGCCCATCTTGCCGGTGGAGTGGTTGGTCAGGTAGCGCACCGGGTCCAGCGCCTCCTGCGTGGGGCCGGCGGTCACCGCGATGCGCAGCCCTGCCAGATCCTTCGGGCGGGCAATGGCGTGCAGAATGTGCTCGATCAGCACTTCTTCCTTGGGCAGGCGTCCGCTGCCCACATCCTTGCAGGCCAGCACACCGCTTTCGGAGGGGATGACGGTAAAGCCGTACCGCTCCAACGTGGCAAGGTTATCCTGCGTGATGGGGTTTTCCAGCATGCCGGTGTTCATGGCGGGAGACACAAGCTTCGGGCACTTAGCGGCCAGCACCACGGTGGTAAGCATATCGTCCGCAATGCCGTGCGCCATCTTTGCGATCACGTTGGCGGTGGCGGGAGCTACAAGGATCACATCCGCTTTTTTTGCCAGCGAGATGTGGGTGACCTCAAACTTGAAATCCCGGTCAAAGGTGTCCACCATGCACTTGTGGCCGGTCAGGGTCTCAAAGGTGAGAGGGGTGATGAACTGGGTGGCATTTTGGGTCATGATGACCTCCACATCCGCACCCAGCTTGCGCAGTGCACTGGCCACATTGGCCATCTTATAGGCGGCAATGCCGCCGCTCACGCCCAGCAGGACGCACTTGCCGTTCAGATCCATGGTTCGTTTACCTCCCGGAAAAACAGTTCTTTTCCACATATCTTACCTTAGTATAATGCAAAACTTCCACCAGCACAACAAAATCTTTGCCGGGAACTTGTATCCTGCGCAAAAATGCGGTAAAATACGCTTGACAAAGAGCAAACCGGTTCTTTTCTTTTATATTGAAAAGGAAAACAGAATTATGATCTTAGCCATTGATATAGGCAACACCACCGTCGCCCTTGGGGGCATCCGGGACGGACGTGTATGCTTTGTGGCGCGCATGGACACGGTGCGCACCCGCACGGCTGCGGAATATCGTGCCGAAATGGATAAAATTTTTGCGCACCGCCGCCACCCGGAGCGTCCCATGCGCTTTGAAGGCGCGGTGCTTACCAGCGTAGTGCCCCAGATCACCGGGGCACTGGCCGAGTGCGCCCGTCACTACACCGGCAAAAAGCCGGTCATCATTTCGCCGGACATCCGCACCGGGCTGACCATGGGGGTGGACGAGCCCCGCGCC harbors:
- a CDS encoding DarT ssDNA thymidine ADP-ribosyltransferase family protein — protein: MATTPSTGKLIYHITSIDNLPSILKFGLLSRKCLLQNHDIHFTDIADPEILNKRERYKEALSQYVLFHFFAKNPFDGAVCEKYGSENMAIIAVWRSICEHNNYQIIPSHPLDSDAPDLYSYGEGFKKVRWNILDDREHRDYKNAEIRKACMAECVVKGCVPVSDFAYIYVYSERAKEKILKMENAVAIKDRIQVMPSMFPISR
- a CDS encoding ROK family protein, giving the protein MKGFDELNGTDFAVLDAIRRSESSDRSILETYSGLSWPTVKKVFLQLQESGNIRKDSDIKNDEEAIVCNQGYFLGVSVGTREIKAVFCDAQFNMLSHMEMQKMSSCFSMNKVKYLIDKSQQYKISKGRTVEPNELYFCFESSSLQDVISDVITEIIEAYFELDDDTQKLLGIGLAFPGIVDSQKEQIIACPNIPSLNGKELRGILKHDLYNSLKKYKIPIYIEHNAKVNFINEKELLYKDHSESSVAFKENVLCLYMGTGISLGGCINGTLITGSTNSFGEIGHTGVINFAKEMKKDEIDDHDVCPFCHQKCVEWLIRKDVFDAVSIKTYRENSTAQKLKNLSPEKYKKLTQYLGYLLNIIINVFNPDVLILSGRIFDNISALRGDIEALKSSHTLSFSGSNCKIILGNGGQYGIARGAALNTYMKHYTYKDKAIQWPTTENRL
- a CDS encoding TetR/AcrR family transcriptional regulator; translation: MSTVEGKKQEKRRALLDAAYELFLERGTAKTSVEDITSRAKVGKGTFYLYFQDKGAVMQALLGRVSYQLLSDACLAVEQHPELPDFTAQVVFVIDHIIEALRQDVLVLRFLERNFVWPGLDQIEASREAEPLMRKLLAIVLSSPEMAGRSEREVYQRITALGSMCMSVCYSSILEGKPDNIDAMKPVLYDIIRRALSPEK
- a CDS encoding efflux RND transporter permease subunit yields the protein MKKIAQGIVRLRKLILTVAVLLLIPSAIGAIATRINYDILTYLPQDLDSMIGEVALEDDFHLASTGMITVEGLPTNELIAMKKEIEAVPGVTQTFWLSDVIDPNIPTAMLPADVQQFMFGKNDSTMLIVRFDAPSASDETMEAVKQIEKLLRKDCFFGGMSVILQDTKALVNQEMPLYILIAVGASLLVLFLSLESTLTPLLFMLGLLFPIAYNFGTNIFLGQISYITEALATVLQLGVTMDFSIFLLHRYEEEKELRSSNEEAMTSAICKTMTSISASSLTTIAGFLALCAMRLTLGRDIGLVMAKGVALGVICTVVILPSLILTFDKWVEKYKHRTVIPRLTKLSYFVSKHSVPIVVVFILILIPFAIAQNKTSVYYTLFDSLPQDLTGIVGTNKLGEDFGMTTSHFILVHDDLTATQVSDLCDELKDVDGITQVVSLDSITGPGFDTELLPDSVMEILQSGGYKLILANSSYKTGTDAINSQLDEMIGLIKNVDPEGVITGEGAMTKDLIEVADVDFKNVNVWSIMAVLVIIAISFKSLSIPVLLVASIEAAIAINMGIPYFTGTQLPFIASIVIGTIQLGATVDYSILMTTRYHEERAFGRTPKEAAQQSLEHCSQSILTSGLTFFAATVGVAAISKMELLRSICLLISRGALISMLVILVVLPAALMLCDWIIRHTTLKWMVPESANAKKSEKE
- a CDS encoding type II toxin-antitoxin system RelB/DinJ family antitoxin, which codes for MAQISVRVDDAVKHEAEQTFDEIGLSMNTAITIFLKACAREKRIPFELTADPFYSSANQRYLEGIMRDVRSGKAHFAPHDLIEEA
- a CDS encoding Txe/YoeB family addiction module toxin; this translates as MRLLWEDRAWEDYLYWQMQDKKTLKRINALIKDIARNAFDGIGKPEPLRGTLSGWWSRRIDDVNRIVYYEENGIVFIVSCRGHYDDT
- the murC gene encoding UDP-N-acetylmuramate--L-alanine ligase codes for the protein MFMYSDYSQHLLDHVKKIHFIGCGGSGMYPLIQILAAKGYELSGSDVLDGSIIRYEREMGVKVSLGHNADNVVGADMVVYSAAISKDNVELNAAASYGIPTVERSVLLGYVSRLYKQSICVSGTHGKTTTTSMITTALELAGRDPSAVIGGKLPLINGYGKAGKGDDIVIEACEFAETFLKLTPYLSVVLNIDNDHLDYYGSMGELKFAFKRFALMTQFMIFANADDKNTMDVMYTLDRRVRTFAIDNHGDYRAVNINEYKPGFFEFDLKEWNTTDTTRIRLSVPGRHNIYNALAMCAVCRFVGLSAEQCAEAALNFKGAGRRFEVYGECNGALVIDDYAHHPTELRATLNTAKEMGYKRLIAVHQPFTYSRTKMLFNDFVDVLKIPDITVLTPIMGSREPNDPTITSAKLAAQIPGSVLVNSLQEAADWVKQNAQPGDLVITLGCGDIYKASKMMVEKDQ
- the coaBC gene encoding bifunctional phosphopantothenoylcysteine decarboxylase/phosphopantothenate--cysteine ligase CoaBC, coding for MDLNGKCVLLGVSGGIAAYKMANVASALRKLGADVEVIMTQNATQFITPLTFETLTGHKCMVDTFDRDFKFEVTHISLAKKADVILVAPATANVIAKMAHGIADDMLTTVVLAAKCPKLVSPAMNTGMLENPITQDNLATLERYGFTVIPSESGVLACKDVGSGRLPKEEVLIEHILHAIARPKDLAGLRIAVTAGPTQEALDPVRYLTNHSTGKMGYALARAAAMRGAEVTLIHGQTALPPVKFTTDVPVTTARQMYEAVTDRFDTTDVLIMAAAVADYRPATVADDKIKKKEGDLSIPVERTEDILGTIGPRKTHQFLCGFSMETRDLVENSSAKLAKKNLDMVVANNLKVAGAGFGVDTNVVTFITPDGTRELPLMSKADVADAILDEILRRRAK